In Streptomyces hawaiiensis, one genomic interval encodes:
- a CDS encoding DNA-directed RNA polymerase subunit beta': MLDVNFFDELRIGLATADDIRQWSHGEVKKPETINYRTLKPEKDGLFCEKIFGPTRDWECYCGKYKRVRFKGIICERCGVEVTRAKVRRERMGHIELAAPVTHIWYFKGVPSRLGYLLDLAPKDLEKVIYFAAYMITYVDEERRTRDLPSLEAHVSVERQQIEQRRDADLEARAKKLETDLAELEAEGAKADVRRKVREGAEREMKQLRDRAQREIDRLDEVWTRFKNLKVQDLEGDELLYRELRDRFGTYFDGSMGAAALQKRLESFDLDEEAERLREIIRTGKGQKKTRALKRLKVVSAFLQTSNSPKGMVLDCVPVIPPDLRPMVQLDGGRFATSDLNDLYRRVINRNNRLKRLLDLGAPEIIVNNEKRMLQEAVDALFDNGRRGRPVTGPGNRPLKSLSDMLKGKQGRFRQNLLGKRVDYSARSVIVVGPQLKLHQCGLPKAMALELFKPFVMKRLVDLNHAQNIKSAKRMVERGRTVVYDVLEEVIAEHPVLLNRAPTLHRLGIQAFEPQLVEGKAIQIHPLVCTAFNADFDGDQMAVHLPLSAEAQAEARILMLSSNNILKPADGRPVTMPTQDMVLGLFFLTTDGEMRDLKGEGRSFASVAEAIMAFDAGELSLQSRIDVRFPVGTIPPRGWTPPAREEGEPEWQQGDTFRLNTTLGRALFNELLPEDYPFVDYEVGKKQLSEIVNDLAERYPKVIVAATLDNLKASGFFWATRSGVTVAISDVVVPEAKKEIVKGYEAQDEKVQKQYERGLITKDERTQELIAIWTKATNEVAEAMNDNFPKTNPIFMMVNSGARGNMMQMRQIAGMRGLVSNAKNETIPRPIKASFREGLSVLEYFISTHGARKGLADTALRTADSGYLTRRLVDVSQDVIIREEDCGTERGLRLKIADRNAEGGLVKTEDVETSVYARCLAEDIVVDGQVLAPAGTDLGDVLIEELVRRGVEEVKTRSVLTCESAVGTCAMCYGRSLATGKLVDIGEAVGIIAAQSIGEPGTQLTMRTFHTGGVAGDDITQGLPRVVELFEARTPKGVAPISEAQGRVRIEETEKTKKLVVTPDDGSDETAFPISKRARLLVSEGEHVEVGQKLTVGATNPHDVLRILGQRAVQVHLVGEVQKVYNSQGVSIHDKHIEIIIRQMLRRVTIIESGDAELLPGELVERSKFETENRRVVQEGGHPASGRPQLMGITKASLATESWLSAASFQETTRVLTDAAINAKSDSLIGLKENVIIGKLIPAGTGLSRYRNIRVEPTEEAKAAMYSAVGYDDIDYSPFGTGSGQAVPLEDYDYGPYNQ, from the coding sequence GTGCTCGACGTCAACTTCTTCGACGAGCTCCGGATCGGTCTGGCCACCGCTGACGACATCCGTCAGTGGAGCCACGGCGAGGTCAAGAAGCCCGAGACGATCAACTACCGCACGCTCAAGCCCGAAAAGGACGGACTCTTCTGCGAGAAGATCTTCGGTCCGACCCGGGACTGGGAGTGCTACTGCGGCAAGTACAAGCGTGTCCGCTTCAAGGGCATCATCTGTGAGCGGTGTGGCGTCGAGGTCACCCGCGCCAAGGTGCGCCGTGAGCGGATGGGCCACATCGAGCTCGCCGCCCCCGTCACGCACATCTGGTACTTCAAGGGTGTTCCGTCGCGTCTGGGCTACCTGCTCGACCTGGCCCCCAAGGACCTCGAGAAGGTCATCTACTTCGCGGCGTACATGATCACGTACGTCGACGAGGAGCGCCGGACGCGCGACCTGCCCTCGCTGGAGGCCCACGTCTCCGTCGAGCGCCAGCAGATCGAGCAGCGCCGCGATGCCGACCTGGAGGCCCGCGCCAAGAAGCTCGAGACCGACCTGGCCGAGCTGGAGGCCGAGGGCGCCAAGGCCGACGTACGCCGCAAGGTGCGCGAGGGTGCCGAGCGCGAGATGAAGCAGCTGCGCGACCGTGCGCAGCGCGAGATCGACCGTCTCGACGAGGTGTGGACCCGGTTCAAGAACCTCAAGGTCCAGGACCTCGAGGGCGACGAGCTGCTCTACCGCGAGCTGCGTGACCGCTTCGGCACGTACTTCGACGGCTCGATGGGTGCCGCGGCGCTGCAGAAGCGCCTGGAGTCCTTCGACCTCGACGAGGAGGCCGAGCGCCTTCGCGAGATCATCCGCACCGGCAAGGGCCAGAAGAAGACCCGTGCGCTCAAGCGCCTGAAGGTCGTCTCCGCGTTCCTGCAGACCAGCAACAGCCCCAAGGGCATGGTGCTGGACTGCGTGCCGGTCATCCCGCCGGACCTTCGCCCGATGGTGCAGCTGGACGGTGGCCGCTTCGCGACCTCCGACCTGAACGACCTGTACCGCCGTGTGATCAACCGGAACAACCGCCTGAAGCGCCTTCTCGACCTCGGTGCGCCCGAGATCATCGTGAACAACGAGAAGCGCATGCTCCAGGAGGCCGTCGACGCGCTGTTCGACAACGGCCGCCGTGGTCGCCCGGTCACCGGTCCCGGTAACCGCCCGCTGAAGTCCCTCAGCGACATGCTGAAGGGCAAGCAGGGCCGCTTCCGTCAGAACCTGCTCGGTAAGCGTGTGGACTACTCCGCGCGTTCCGTGATCGTCGTCGGTCCGCAGCTGAAGCTGCACCAGTGCGGTCTGCCGAAGGCGATGGCGCTGGAGCTCTTCAAGCCGTTCGTGATGAAGCGCCTGGTCGACCTGAACCACGCGCAGAACATCAAGAGCGCCAAGCGCATGGTCGAGCGCGGCCGCACGGTCGTGTACGACGTGCTGGAAGAGGTCATCGCGGAGCACCCGGTTCTGCTGAACCGTGCGCCCACGCTGCACCGCCTCGGCATCCAGGCCTTCGAGCCGCAGCTGGTCGAGGGCAAGGCCATCCAGATCCACCCGCTCGTCTGCACCGCGTTCAACGCGGACTTCGACGGTGACCAGATGGCCGTGCACCTGCCGCTGTCCGCGGAGGCGCAGGCCGAGGCCCGCATCCTGATGCTGTCCTCGAACAACATCCTCAAGCCGGCCGACGGCCGCCCGGTGACGATGCCGACCCAGGACATGGTCCTCGGTCTGTTCTTCCTCACCACGGACGGCGAGATGCGCGACCTCAAGGGCGAGGGCCGTTCCTTCGCCTCGGTCGCCGAGGCGATCATGGCCTTCGACGCGGGGGAGCTCTCGCTCCAGTCGAGGATCGACGTCCGCTTCCCGGTCGGCACCATCCCGCCGCGTGGCTGGACCCCGCCGGCGCGTGAGGAGGGTGAGCCCGAGTGGCAGCAGGGTGACACCTTCCGGCTGAACACCACCCTGGGCCGTGCGCTCTTCAACGAGCTGCTGCCCGAGGACTACCCGTTCGTCGACTACGAGGTCGGCAAGAAGCAGCTCTCCGAGATCGTCAACGACCTCGCCGAGCGCTACCCGAAGGTCATCGTGGCGGCGACGCTCGACAACCTGAAGGCGTCCGGCTTCTTCTGGGCGACCCGCTCCGGTGTCACCGTGGCCATCTCCGACGTCGTCGTTCCCGAGGCGAAGAAGGAGATCGTCAAGGGCTACGAGGCGCAGGACGAGAAGGTCCAGAAGCAGTACGAGCGTGGTCTGATCACCAAGGACGAGCGCACGCAGGAGCTCATCGCGATCTGGACCAAGGCGACCAACGAGGTCGCCGAGGCGATGAACGACAACTTCCCGAAGACCAACCCGATCTTCATGATGGTGAACTCGGGTGCACGAGGCAACATGATGCAGATGCGTCAGATCGCCGGTATGCGTGGTCTGGTGTCGAACGCGAAGAACGAGACGATCCCGCGTCCGATCAAGGCGTCGTTCCGTGAGGGCCTGTCCGTGCTGGAGTACTTCATCTCCACGCACGGTGCCCGTAAGGGTCTGGCGGACACCGCTCTGCGTACCGCCGACTCGGGTTACCTCACGCGTCGTCTGGTCGACGTCTCCCAGGACGTCATCATTCGCGAGGAGGACTGCGGCACCGAGCGCGGTCTGCGTCTGAAGATCGCCGACCGGAACGCCGAGGGCGGGCTGGTCAAGACCGAGGACGTCGAGACGTCCGTGTACGCGCGCTGCCTCGCCGAGGACATCGTGGTCGACGGGCAGGTGCTGGCCCCGGCCGGTACCGACCTGGGCGACGTCCTCATCGAGGAGCTCGTCCGGCGCGGTGTCGAGGAGGTCAAGACCCGCTCGGTCCTGACCTGCGAGTCCGCCGTCGGCACCTGCGCGATGTGCTACGGCCGTTCGCTCGCCACCGGCAAGCTGGTCGACATCGGTGAGGCGGTCGGCATCATCGCCGCCCAGTCCATCGGTGAGCCCGGTACCCAGCTGACGATGCGTACCTTCCACACCGGTGGTGTGGCCGGTGACGACATCACCCAGGGTCTGCCGCGTGTCGTCGAGCTCTTCGAGGCCCGTACCCCGAAGGGTGTCGCCCCGATCTCCGAGGCCCAGGGCCGCGTGCGGATCGAGGAGACCGAGAAGACCAAGAAGCTCGTCGTCACCCCGGACGACGGCAGCGACGAGACGGCGTTCCCGATCTCGAAGCGTGCCCGGCTCCTGGTCAGCGAGGGCGAGCACGTCGAGGTGGGCCAGAAGCTCACCGTGGGTGCCACCAACCCGCACGACGTGCTGCGCATCCTGGGCCAGCGTGCCGTCCAGGTCCACCTGGTCGGCGAGGTCCAGAAGGTCTACAACTCGCAGGGTGTGTCGATCCACGACAAGCACATCGAGATCATCATCCGGCAGATGCTCCGCCGTGTGACGATCATCGAGTCCGGCGACGCCGAGCTGCTGCCCGGTGAGCTGGTCGAGCGCTCGAAGTTCGAGACCGAGAACCGTCGTGTGGTCCAGGAGGGCGGTCACCCGGCCTCCGGTCGTCCGCAGCTGATGGGTATCACCAAGGCCTCGCTGGCGACGGAATCCTGGCTGTCGGCCGCCTCCTTCCAGGAGACGACCCGAGTCCTGACGGATGCGGCGATCAACGCCAAGTCCGACAGCCTCATCGGCCTCAAGGAGAACGTCATCATCGGTAAGCTCATCCCGGCCGGTACGGGTCTGTCCCGCTACCGCAACATCCGGGTCGAGCCGACCGAGGAGGCCAAGGCCGCGATGTACTCGGCCGTCGGCTACGACGACATCGACTACTCGCCGTTCGGCACGGGCTCCGGCCAGGCCGTTCCGCTGGAGGACTACGACTACGGTCCGTACAACCAGTAA
- a CDS encoding DUF1707 and DUF4190 domain-containing protein codes for MSQPYRSWQPWQGSGAPSMLASHADRERAVDVLRAGYGEGRMEQDEFERRVGRAYAARTVGELALLVADLPQGPLPQSASVVPVPATFMPVPRPRTNGKAVAAGVCGLLCVPTMGLTGIPAVVLGHVARAEIRSRGELGDGLALTGLVLGWLSTAGWALVLVLLTVVSVVAS; via the coding sequence GTGTCGCAGCCCTATCGGTCCTGGCAGCCCTGGCAGGGCTCCGGGGCCCCGTCGATGCTCGCGTCGCATGCGGACCGGGAGCGGGCCGTGGACGTGCTCAGAGCCGGGTACGGCGAGGGGCGGATGGAGCAGGACGAGTTCGAGAGGCGGGTAGGGCGGGCGTACGCGGCGCGGACCGTGGGAGAGCTGGCACTGCTCGTCGCGGATCTGCCGCAAGGGCCGCTGCCGCAGTCGGCCTCGGTCGTGCCCGTTCCGGCGACGTTCATGCCCGTGCCGCGGCCCCGGACCAACGGGAAGGCCGTCGCGGCCGGGGTGTGCGGGCTGCTGTGCGTGCCGACGATGGGGCTGACGGGGATTCCGGCGGTCGTGCTGGGGCATGTGGCCCGGGCCGAGATCCGCAGCCGGGGAGAGCTGGGGGACGGGCTCGCGCTGACCGGGCTCGTGCTCGGGTGGTTGTCCACGGCAGGCTGGGCACTCGTTCTGGTGTTGCTCACGGTGGTGTCCGTCGTAGCATCCTGA
- the rpsL gene encoding 30S ribosomal protein S12 produces MPTIQQLVRKGRQDKVEKNKTPALEGSPQRRGVCTRVFTTTPKKPNSALRKVARVRLTSGIEVTAYIPGEGHNLQEHSIVLVRGGRVKDLPGVRYKIIRGSLDTQGVKNRKQARSRYGAKKEK; encoded by the coding sequence GTGCCTACGATCCAGCAGCTGGTCCGGAAGGGCCGGCAGGACAAGGTCGAGAAGAACAAGACGCCCGCACTCGAGGGTTCGCCCCAGCGACGCGGCGTCTGCACGCGCGTGTTCACGACCACCCCGAAGAAGCCGAACTCGGCCCTGCGTAAGGTCGCGCGTGTGCGTCTGACCAGCGGGATCGAGGTCACCGCTTACATTCCGGGTGAGGGACACAACCTGCAGGAGCACTCCATCGTGCTCGTGCGCGGCGGCCGTGTGAAGGACCTGCCGGGTGTTCGCTACAAGATCATCCGCGGCTCGCTCGACACCCAGGGTGTCAAGAACCGCAAGCAGGCCCGCAGCCGCTACGGCGCCAAGAAGGAGAAGTAA
- the rpsG gene encoding 30S ribosomal protein S7, translating into MPRKGPAPKRPVIIDPVYGSPLVTSLINKVLLNGKRSTAERIVYGAMEGLREKTGNDPIITLKRALENIKPTLEVKSRRVGGATYQVPIEVKPGRANTLALRWLVGYSRARREKTMTERLLNELLDASNGLGAAVKKREDTHKMAESNKAFAHYRW; encoded by the coding sequence ATGCCTCGTAAGGGCCCCGCCCCGAAGCGCCCGGTCATCATCGACCCGGTCTACGGTTCTCCTCTGGTGACCTCCCTCATCAACAAGGTGCTGCTGAACGGCAAGCGCTCCACCGCCGAGCGCATCGTCTACGGCGCCATGGAGGGTCTGCGTGAGAAGACGGGCAACGACCCGATCATCACGCTGAAGCGCGCGCTGGAGAACATCAAGCCGACCCTCGAGGTCAAGTCCCGCCGTGTCGGTGGTGCGACGTACCAGGTTCCGATCGAGGTCAAGCCCGGTCGTGCCAACACGCTCGCGCTGCGCTGGCTGGTCGGTTACTCCCGCGCCCGTCGCGAGAAGACCATGACCGAGCGTCTGCTCAACGAGCTTCTCGACGCCTCCAACGGCCTCGGTGCCGCTGTGAAGAAGCGCGAGGACACCCACAAGATGGCCGAGTCCAACAAGGCCTTCGCGCACTACCGCTGGTAG
- the fusA gene encoding elongation factor G: MATTSLDLAKVRNIGIMAHIDAGKTTTTERILFYTGVSYKIGEVHDGAATMDWMEQEQERGITITSAATTCHWPLEDNDYTINIIDTPGHVDFTVEVERSLRVLDGAVTVFDGVAGVEPQSETVWRQADRYGVPRICFVNKLDRTGAEFHRCVDMISDRLGAQPLVMQLPIGAEADFKGVIDLVTMKALVWSAEATKGEMYDTVDIPDTHAEAAEEYRGKLLEAVAENDEELMELYLEGTEPTVEQLYAAIRRITIASGKSGGTTVTPVFCGTAFKNKGVQPLLDAVVRYLPTPLDVEAIEGHDVKDPEQVVVRKPSEDEPLAALAFKIMSDPHLGKLTFVRVYSGRLESGTAVLNSVKGKKERIGKIYRMHANKREEIDAVGAGDIVAVMGLKQTTTGETLSDDKNPVILESMDFPAPVIQVAIEPKSKGDQEKLGVAIQRLAEEDPSFQVHSDEETGQTIIGGMGELHLEVLVDRMRREFKVEANVGKPQVAYRETIRKAVERVDYTHKKQTGGTGQFAKVQIAIEPIEGGDASYEFVNKVTGGRIPKEYIPSVDAGAQEAMQFGILAGYEMTGVRVTLIDGGYHEVDSSELAFKIAGSQAFKEAARKASPVLLEPMMAVEVTTPEDYMGEVIGDINSRRGQIQAMEERAGARVVKGLVPLSEMFGYVGDLRSKTSGRASYSMQFDSYAEVPRNVAEEIIAKAKGE, translated from the coding sequence ATGGCTACCACTTCACTTGACCTGGCCAAGGTCCGCAACATCGGGATCATGGCCCACATCGACGCGGGCAAGACGACCACCACCGAGCGGATTCTGTTCTACACCGGCGTGTCGTACAAGATCGGTGAGGTCCACGACGGCGCTGCCACCATGGACTGGATGGAGCAGGAGCAGGAGCGTGGCATCACGATCACGTCTGCTGCGACCACCTGTCACTGGCCGCTCGAGGACAACGACTACACCATCAACATCATCGACACCCCGGGTCACGTCGACTTCACCGTCGAGGTGGAGCGCTCCCTGCGCGTGCTCGACGGTGCCGTGACGGTGTTCGACGGTGTCGCCGGTGTCGAGCCGCAGTCCGAGACGGTGTGGCGTCAGGCCGACCGTTACGGCGTGCCGCGTATCTGCTTCGTCAACAAGCTGGACCGTACCGGCGCCGAGTTCCACCGCTGCGTGGACATGATCTCGGACCGCCTGGGCGCGCAGCCGCTGGTCATGCAGCTGCCGATCGGTGCCGAGGCGGACTTCAAGGGCGTCATCGACCTCGTGACGATGAAGGCCCTGGTCTGGTCGGCCGAGGCGACCAAGGGCGAGATGTACGACACCGTCGACATCCCGGACACCCACGCCGAGGCTGCCGAGGAGTACCGCGGCAAGCTGCTCGAGGCCGTCGCCGAGAACGACGAAGAGCTGATGGAGCTGTACCTGGAGGGCACCGAGCCCACCGTGGAGCAGCTCTACGCCGCGATCCGCCGTATCACGATCGCGTCCGGCAAGAGCGGCGGCACCACCGTCACCCCCGTGTTCTGCGGCACCGCGTTCAAGAACAAGGGCGTTCAGCCCCTGCTCGACGCGGTCGTGCGCTACCTGCCCACCCCGCTTGACGTCGAGGCCATCGAGGGCCACGACGTCAAGGACCCGGAGCAGGTCGTCGTGCGCAAGCCGTCGGAGGACGAGCCCCTCGCCGCGCTCGCGTTCAAGATCATGAGCGACCCGCACCTCGGCAAGCTCACCTTCGTCCGGGTTTACTCGGGCCGCCTGGAGTCCGGCACCGCGGTGCTGAACTCCGTCAAGGGCAAGAAGGAGCGCATCGGCAAGATCTACCGCATGCACGCGAACAAGCGTGAGGAGATCGACGCGGTGGGCGCCGGCGACATCGTCGCCGTGATGGGCCTGAAGCAGACCACCACCGGTGAGACGCTGTCCGACGACAAGAACCCGGTCATCCTGGAGTCCATGGACTTCCCGGCGCCGGTCATCCAGGTCGCCATCGAGCCCAAGTCGAAGGGCGACCAGGAGAAGCTGGGCGTCGCGATCCAGCGCCTGGCCGAGGAGGACCCGTCCTTCCAGGTCCACTCGGACGAGGAGACCGGCCAGACCATCATCGGCGGTATGGGCGAGCTGCACCTCGAGGTGCTGGTCGACCGTATGCGCCGTGAGTTCAAGGTCGAGGCCAACGTCGGCAAGCCGCAGGTCGCGTACCGCGAGACCATCCGCAAGGCGGTCGAGCGGGTCGACTACACGCACAAGAAGCAGACTGGTGGTACCGGCCAGTTCGCCAAGGTGCAGATCGCGATCGAGCCGATCGAGGGCGGCGACGCCTCGTACGAGTTCGTGAACAAGGTGACCGGTGGCCGTATCCCGAAGGAGTACATCCCTTCGGTGGACGCCGGTGCGCAGGAGGCCATGCAGTTCGGCATCCTCGCCGGCTACGAGATGACCGGCGTGCGTGTCACCCTGATCGACGGTGGCTACCACGAGGTCGACTCCTCCGAGCTCGCGTTCAAGATCGCCGGTTCGCAGGCCTTCAAGGAGGCCGCACGCAAGGCCAGCCCCGTGCTGCTCGAGCCGATGATGGCCGTCGAGGTCACCACGCCCGAGGACTACATGGGCGAGGTCATCGGTGACATCAACTCCCGCCGTGGCCAGATCCAGGCCATGGAGGAGCGGGCCGGTGCCCGCGTCGTGAAGGGCCTCGTGCCCCTCTCGGAGATGTTCGGCTACGTCGGCGACCTGCGCAGCAAGACGTCCGGCCGTGCGAGCTACTCCATGCAGTTCGACTCCTACGCCGAGGTTCCGCGGAACGTCGCCGAGGAGATCATCGCGAAGGCCAAGGGCGAGTAA
- the tuf gene encoding elongation factor Tu, with product MAKAKFERTKPHVNIGTIGHIDHGKTTLTAAITKVLHDAYPDLNEASAFDQIDKAPEERQRGITISIAHVEYQTETRHYAHVDCPGHADYIKNMITGAAQMDGAILVVAATDGPMPQTKEHVLLARQVGVPYIVVALNKADMVDDEEILELVELEVRELLSEYEFPGDDLPVVKVSALKALEGDKEWGNSVLELMKAVDENIPQPERDVDKPFLMPIEDVFTITGRGTVVTGRIERGVLKVNETVDIVGIKQEKTTTTVTGIEMFRKLLDEGQAGENVGLLLRGIKREDVERGQVIIKPGSVTPHTEFEAQAYILSKDEGGRHTPFFNNYRPQFYFRTTDVTGVVTLPEGTEMVMPGDNTEMKVELIQPVAMEEGLKFAIREGGRTVGAGQVTKINK from the coding sequence GTGGCGAAGGCGAAGTTCGAGCGGACTAAGCCGCACGTCAACATCGGCACCATCGGTCACATCGACCACGGTAAGACGACCCTCACGGCCGCCATTACCAAGGTGCTGCACGACGCGTACCCGGACCTGAACGAGGCCTCGGCCTTCGACCAGATCGACAAGGCTCCTGAAGAGCGCCAGCGCGGTATCACCATCTCCATCGCGCACGTCGAGTACCAGACCGAGACGCGTCACTACGCCCACGTCGACTGCCCCGGTCACGCGGACTACATCAAGAACATGATCACGGGTGCGGCGCAGATGGACGGCGCCATCCTCGTGGTCGCCGCCACGGACGGCCCGATGCCGCAGACCAAGGAGCACGTGCTCCTGGCCCGCCAGGTCGGCGTTCCGTACATCGTCGTCGCGCTGAACAAGGCCGACATGGTGGACGACGAGGAGATCCTGGAGCTCGTCGAGCTCGAGGTCCGTGAGCTCCTCTCCGAGTACGAGTTCCCGGGCGACGACCTGCCGGTCGTCAAGGTCTCGGCGCTCAAGGCCCTCGAGGGCGACAAGGAGTGGGGCAACTCCGTCCTCGAGCTCATGAAGGCCGTGGACGAGAACATCCCGCAGCCCGAGCGTGACGTCGACAAGCCGTTCCTCATGCCGATCGAGGACGTCTTCACGATCACCGGTCGCGGTACGGTCGTCACCGGCCGTATCGAGCGTGGTGTCCTCAAGGTCAACGAGACCGTTGACATCGTGGGCATCAAGCAGGAGAAGACCACCACCACGGTCACCGGCATCGAGATGTTCCGGAAGCTCCTCGACGAGGGCCAGGCCGGTGAGAACGTCGGTCTGCTGCTTCGTGGCATCAAGCGCGAGGACGTCGAGCGCGGCCAGGTCATCATCAAGCCGGGCTCGGTCACCCCGCACACCGAGTTCGAGGCGCAGGCCTACATCCTGTCCAAGGACGAGGGTGGCCGCCACACGCCGTTCTTCAACAACTACCGCCCGCAGTTCTACTTCCGTACGACGGACGTGACCGGCGTGGTGACCCTCCCCGAGGGCACCGAGATGGTCATGCCGGGTGACAACACCGAGATGAAGGTGGAGCTCATCCAGCCCGTCGCCATGGAGGAGGGCCTGAAGTTCGCCATCCGTGAGGGTGGCCGGACCGTGGGCGCCGGCCAGGTCACCAAGATCAACAAGTGA
- a CDS encoding VOC family protein, which produces MVSVLQNVAIDCANAYELARFWNSVTGRPLHPEDRPGDRETQVLPAEGPVLHSNQVPEAKTIKNRIHLCLRPETSRDQEVERLVGLGAAVVADHRNPDGSGWAILADPEGNEFCVLRSESDRATMNS; this is translated from the coding sequence ATGGTCTCGGTATTGCAGAACGTCGCGATTGACTGTGCGAATGCCTACGAGCTGGCTCGGTTCTGGAACAGTGTGACCGGCCGTCCGCTGCATCCGGAGGACAGGCCCGGTGACCGGGAGACTCAGGTGCTGCCGGCGGAGGGCCCAGTGCTGCACTCCAACCAGGTACCCGAGGCCAAGACGATCAAGAACCGGATCCATTTGTGTCTGCGCCCTGAGACCTCGCGCGATCAGGAGGTGGAACGGCTGGTGGGCCTCGGTGCCGCCGTTGTCGCCGATCACCGGAATCCCGACGGTTCAGGCTGGGCAATTCTTGCTGATCCCGAAGGCAACGAATTCTGTGTTCTGCGCAGCGAGTCCGACCGGGCCACCATGAATTCCTGA
- the rpsJ gene encoding 30S ribosomal protein S10: protein MAGQKIRIRLKAYDHEVIDSSAKKIVETVTRTGASVAGPVPLPTEKNVYCVIKSPHKYKDSREHFEMRTHKRLIDILDPTPKTVDSLMRLDLPAGVDIEIKL from the coding sequence ATGGCGGGACAGAAGATCCGCATCCGGCTCAAGGCCTACGACCACGAGGTCATCGACTCCTCGGCGAAGAAGATCGTCGAGACGGTGACGCGTACTGGTGCGTCGGTCGCGGGCCCGGTGCCGCTGCCCACTGAGAAGAACGTGTACTGCGTCATCAAGTCGCCGCACAAGTACAAGGACTCGCGCGAGCACTTCGAGATGCGCACGCACAAGCGCCTGATCGACATCCTCGACCCGACCCCCAAGACCGTTGACTCTCTGATGCGACTCGACCTCCCGGCCGGTGTCGACATCGAGATCAAGCTCTGA
- the rplC gene encoding 50S ribosomal protein L3 codes for MAKQIKGILGEKLGMTQVWDANNRVVPVTVVKAGPNVVTQVRTNDTDGYESVQIAFGEIDPRKVNKPLKGHFAKADVTPRRHLVEIRTADASEYTLGQEITAEVFEAGIKVDVTGKSKGKGFAGVMKRHNFKGLGAGHGTQRKHRSPGSIGGCATPGRVFKGLRMAGRMGNERVTTQNLTVHAVDAEKGLLLIKGAVPGPNGGLVLVRTAAKGA; via the coding sequence ATGGCTAAGCAGATCAAGGGCATCCTGGGCGAGAAGCTCGGCATGACGCAGGTGTGGGACGCGAACAACCGTGTTGTTCCGGTCACCGTCGTCAAGGCCGGCCCCAATGTCGTCACCCAGGTCCGTACGAACGACACCGACGGATACGAGTCCGTCCAGATCGCGTTCGGCGAGATCGACCCGCGCAAGGTGAACAAGCCCCTCAAGGGCCACTTCGCCAAGGCCGACGTCACTCCCCGCCGCCACCTCGTCGAGATCCGTACCGCTGACGCCAGCGAGTACACCCTCGGCCAGGAGATCACCGCTGAGGTGTTCGAGGCCGGCATCAAGGTCGACGTGACCGGCAAGAGCAAGGGCAAGGGTTTCGCCGGTGTCATGAAGCGTCACAACTTCAAGGGCCTCGGCGCCGGACACGGCACCCAGCGCAAGCACCGCTCTCCCGGCTCCATCGGTGGCTGTGCCACCCCGGGCCGTGTGTTCAAGGGCCTCCGCATGGCGGGTCGCATGGGCAACGAGCGGGTCACCACCCAGAACCTGACCGTTCACGCCGTTGACGCGGAGAAGGGCCTGCTCCTCATCAAGGGCGCGGTACCTGGTCCGAACGGCGGCCTCGTCCTGGTCCGCACCGCGGCCAAGGGGGCCTGA
- the rplD gene encoding 50S ribosomal protein L4 produces MSTIDILSPSGDNAGTVELPAEIFDVEKISIPLLHQVVVAQLAAARQGTHKVKRRGEVRGGGKKPYRQKGTGRARQGSTRAPQFAGGGVVHGPTPRDYSQRTPKKMKAAALRHALTDRARNNRIHVVSGVIEGESPSTKAAKTLFGKISERKNLLLVIDRADEAAWLSARNLPQVHILEPGQLNTYDVLVSDDVVFTKAAFESFVSGPKANDTEGSEV; encoded by the coding sequence ATGAGCACCATTGACATTCTGTCGCCCTCCGGCGACAACGCCGGGACCGTTGAGCTCCCGGCCGAGATCTTCGACGTAGAGAAGATCAGCATCCCGCTGCTTCACCAGGTCGTCGTCGCACAGCTGGCCGCCGCCCGTCAGGGCACGCACAAGGTCAAGCGTCGTGGCGAGGTCCGCGGTGGCGGTAAGAAGCCGTACCGCCAGAAGGGCACCGGCCGCGCCCGTCAGGGTTCGACCCGTGCGCCGCAGTTCGCCGGCGGTGGCGTCGTCCACGGCCCCACGCCGCGTGACTACTCGCAGCGGACCCCGAAGAAGATGAAGGCCGCGGCCCTGCGCCACGCCCTCACCGACCGGGCCCGCAACAACCGCATCCACGTCGTCTCCGGCGTCATCGAGGGCGAGAGCCCCTCGACGAAGGCCGCGAAGACCCTCTTCGGCAAGATCAGCGAGCGCAAGAACCTGCTGCTCGTCATCGACCGTGCCGACGAGGCCGCGTGGCTGTCCGCCCGCAACCTGCCCCAGGTCCACATCCTGGAGCCGGGCCAGCTGAACACGTACGACGTTCTCGTCTCGGACGACGTGGTCTTCACCAAGGCCGCCTTCGAGTCCTTCGTGTCCGGCCCGAAGGCCAATGACACCGAAGGGAGCGAGGTCTGA